A single Chengkuizengella sediminis DNA region contains:
- the greA gene encoding transcription elongation factor GreA yields the protein MSDKEVILTPEGLKKLEDELENLKSVKRREVAERIKVAIGYGDISENSEYEDAKNEQAFIEGRVITLEKMLRNARIINNDDVGTDKVNIGSRVVLKDIEYGDEVEYAIVGTAESDPSQNKISNESPVGKAILGKEKGSVVDVNVPAGVIQYEIIDIMK from the coding sequence ATGTCTGATAAAGAAGTAATTCTTACCCCAGAGGGTTTGAAAAAGCTAGAGGATGAATTAGAAAATTTAAAATCAGTAAAACGTAGAGAGGTTGCTGAACGAATTAAAGTAGCTATCGGATACGGAGATATTAGCGAGAACTCAGAATATGAAGATGCTAAAAATGAGCAAGCATTTATCGAAGGTCGAGTGATTACACTTGAAAAAATGCTTCGTAATGCACGCATTATTAACAATGATGATGTAGGAACTGATAAAGTAAACATCGGTTCTCGAGTGGTTTTAAAGGACATTGAGTATGGAGATGAGGTTGAATATGCTATTGTTGGTACAGCAGAATCCGACCCTTCCCAAAATAAAATTTCCAATGAAAGCCCTGTAGGAAAAGCGATTCTTGGTAAAGAAAAAGGATCGGTAGTAGATGTAAATGTACCTGCTGGCGTGATACAATACGAAATCATTGATATCATGAAATAG
- the dusB gene encoding tRNA dihydrouridine synthase DusB — protein MLQIGNIQTKNNVVLAPMAGVCNPAFRLIAKEFGVGLVCAEMVSDKAILHGNERTMQMLFVDEREKPLSLQIFGGDKHSLVEAAKVVDQNTNADIIDINMGCPVPKITKCDAGAKWLLDPSKIEEMVSAVVEAVSKPVTVKMRMGWDEEHIYAVKNAQAVERAGGKAVAVHGRTRQQLYTGKANWDIIKEVKQSVKIPVIGNGDVFTPEDAKHLLDYTSCDGVMIGRAALGNPWMLYRTIHYLTNGELLPEPDASEKMRIALLHLDRLVDLKGENVAVREMRKHMAWYLKGLRGSAKVKDEIMAETSRDGMKNILKNFVEFQQQKSENVNNTVVIH, from the coding sequence TATGGCAGGAGTATGTAATCCAGCATTTCGATTAATTGCAAAAGAGTTTGGTGTTGGATTAGTATGTGCTGAAATGGTGAGTGATAAAGCGATTTTACATGGGAACGAAAGAACGATGCAAATGTTATTCGTTGATGAAAGAGAAAAACCTCTTAGTTTACAGATTTTTGGAGGCGATAAACATTCGCTTGTTGAAGCGGCAAAAGTAGTAGATCAGAATACGAATGCTGACATTATAGATATCAATATGGGTTGTCCAGTACCTAAAATCACGAAATGTGATGCAGGTGCAAAATGGTTATTAGATCCTTCTAAAATAGAAGAGATGGTATCTGCTGTAGTAGAAGCGGTATCAAAACCAGTCACTGTCAAAATGAGAATGGGTTGGGATGAAGAACACATATATGCAGTTAAAAATGCACAAGCTGTGGAGCGTGCAGGTGGGAAAGCAGTAGCTGTTCATGGAAGAACAAGACAGCAATTGTATACTGGTAAAGCAAATTGGGATATTATTAAAGAAGTCAAACAATCGGTAAAAATTCCAGTAATTGGAAACGGTGATGTGTTTACACCAGAAGATGCAAAACATTTACTCGATTATACGAGTTGTGATGGCGTCATGATTGGAAGAGCAGCTTTAGGAAATCCATGGATGCTTTATCGCACGATTCATTATTTAACAAACGGAGAATTATTGCCTGAACCTGATGCAAGTGAAAAAATGCGTATCGCATTGTTGCATTTAGATCGTTTAGTTGATTTAAAGGGTGAAAATGTAGCTGTAAGAGAAATGCGTAAACATATGGCTTGGTATTTAAAAGGTTTACGTGGTTCTGCAAAGGTCAAAGATGAAATTATGGCGGAAACCTCAAGAGATGGAATGAAAAACATTCTTAAAAATTTTGTTGAATTTCAACAGCAAAAAAGTGAGAATGTGAATAATACTGTCGTAATTCATTAG